From Paenibacillus physcomitrellae, the proteins below share one genomic window:
- a CDS encoding YfcC family protein, with the protein MNVETQTSNVKPRKRFKMPHTFVILVVLVLVGAALTYLIPAGEFDRAEDPVTGDTLVVPGSYHHVENNPVSLFGIPKAIVHGMVDSADVVFFILIIGGAFQVITATGTIEAVTGRVARKFADKGRWVIPIFITLFSVGGFTMGMSTEVMVFVPIGIAIARALGFDALTGTAMITLGAACGFTAGVLNPFNVGLAQAIAEIPIFSGAGLRIVLLVCLIVVTSLYLVRYAGRVRKDASQSLVYDMEKEAAGEPIDFSSLPAMKLKHYLTILTVIAGFAILIWGVSKLGWWMEELAALFLTMGVISGFCAGFGPSRIASEFVKGASAITYGALIIGLARGIMVTLDQGNVIDTVVYGLSTLVGWLPGSVQVLGMYLFQNVMNVFITSGSGMAVTTMPIMVPLSDLLGISRQTTVLAYQLGDGISNMILPTSSALMGSLAVSGIPYQKWVRFFWPIMVMWLIIGAVFVLVARAMNYS; encoded by the coding sequence ATGAATGTAGAAACCCAAACCTCAAACGTAAAGCCGCGCAAGCGGTTCAAGATGCCTCATACCTTCGTTATTCTCGTAGTATTAGTGCTTGTCGGCGCGGCGCTTACTTATCTGATTCCTGCCGGTGAATTTGACCGTGCCGAAGATCCGGTGACAGGGGACACCCTGGTGGTTCCTGGTTCTTATCACCACGTAGAGAACAACCCGGTGAGCCTGTTCGGCATTCCGAAAGCGATTGTGCACGGGATGGTGGATTCGGCGGATGTCGTCTTTTTCATCCTGATTATCGGCGGAGCGTTCCAGGTGATCACAGCCACAGGGACGATTGAGGCGGTGACGGGACGGGTGGCCCGCAAGTTTGCCGACAAAGGCAGATGGGTCATACCGATCTTCATTACGCTGTTTTCGGTCGGCGGTTTTACGATGGGCATGTCCACCGAGGTTATGGTCTTCGTGCCGATCGGCATCGCGATTGCCCGGGCGCTCGGCTTCGATGCGCTGACAGGAACGGCCATGATCACGCTTGGTGCAGCCTGCGGATTCACTGCAGGGGTTCTGAACCCTTTTAACGTCGGGCTTGCCCAAGCGATCGCCGAGATTCCGATCTTCTCCGGCGCCGGCCTGCGGATCGTCCTGCTTGTCTGCCTGATTGTGGTGACCAGCTTGTATCTGGTGCGTTATGCCGGCCGTGTTCGGAAAGACGCTTCGCAAAGTCTGGTTTACGATATGGAAAAAGAAGCGGCAGGCGAACCGATTGATTTCTCAAGTCTGCCTGCCATGAAGCTTAAGCATTATTTGACGATCTTGACCGTTATCGCCGGTTTTGCCATTCTGATCTGGGGCGTATCCAAGCTTGGCTGGTGGATGGAAGAGCTGGCGGCCCTGTTCCTGACGATGGGCGTTATATCCGGATTCTGTGCCGGCTTTGGACCGAGCCGGATTGCATCCGAGTTTGTTAAAGGGGCAAGCGCCATCACGTACGGAGCGCTTATTATCGGCCTGGCCCGCGGCATTATGGTTACGCTGGATCAAGGCAACGTGATTGATACGGTGGTTTACGGGCTGTCCACGCTGGTCGGCTGGCTGCCGGGTTCAGTACAGGTGCTTGGCATGTATCTGTTCCAGAACGTAATGAATGTCTTTATTACGTCCGGCTCCGGCATGGCGGTCACCACGATGCCCATTATGGTGCCGCTGTCCGACCTGCTGGGCATCAGCCGTCAGACTACGGTGCTTGCTTACCAGCTGGGGGATGGCATCTCCAACATGATCCTGCCGACCTCGTCCGCGCTGATGGGCAGTCTCGCTGTATCCGGCATCCCTTACCAGAAGTGGGTCCGCTTCTTCTGGCCGATCATGGTCATGTGGCTGATCATCGGCGCTGTCTTCGTGCTTGTGGCCCGGGCGATGAACTATTCCTAA
- a CDS encoding DUF1129 family protein, with protein sequence MNMQKTEQEIERISGQLTEANRLFLAEVDRRIKESEFNGPAAREALLDTARQMLKHQKLGQSFLEPYGYNPEVYAAELLSDLEMRRPRTTKDKVKYYTMIPWLALTWVFFIYMVLGFFSKWSKGGQGEMTINTTSLLLIAAGSILLVVMITRFLGSPDKEKNPGGQRTLKADIKTFVLSIGAAVVIIAFYIMLRQMLPSFTVSPWTSLIIFAVGFVGQFYFLRRPRRG encoded by the coding sequence ATGAACATGCAGAAAACCGAACAGGAAATCGAGCGGATCAGCGGACAGCTGACGGAAGCGAACCGGCTGTTTCTGGCCGAGGTTGACCGCCGCATCAAGGAGAGCGAATTCAACGGGCCTGCAGCCCGGGAGGCCTTGCTGGATACGGCCCGCCAGATGCTGAAGCATCAGAAGCTGGGACAATCTTTTCTCGAACCCTATGGCTATAACCCTGAAGTCTACGCTGCGGAGCTTTTATCCGATCTGGAGATGCGCAGGCCGCGCACGACGAAAGATAAAGTCAAATATTACACGATGATCCCCTGGCTCGCTTTAACGTGGGTATTTTTCATCTATATGGTGTTAGGTTTCTTTAGCAAGTGGTCGAAGGGCGGACAAGGGGAAATGACAATCAATACGACGTCTCTTCTGCTGATTGCGGCGGGTTCGATTCTGCTGGTCGTAATGATCACCCGTTTCCTCGGCTCGCCGGATAAAGAGAAGAACCCTGGCGGACAACGGACGCTCAAGGCTGATATCAAGACTTTCGTGCTGTCTATAGGCGCAGCGGTCGTTATTATCGCGTTTTATATCATGCTCCGGCAGATGCTGCCTTCGTTTACCGTCAGTCCCTGGACAAGCCTGATTATTTTTGCGGTTGGTTTTGTCGGGCAGTTTTATTTCCTGCGCCGGCCGCGCAGAGGATGA